The Malus domestica chromosome 10, GDT2T_hap1 nucleotide sequence TAAAGAAGACAGTGTTAAGAGATCTGCAAAATGTGCCCAAGGATATAGGACGCACTAGTAATGTCCCTAGAGTTTCGAGCACCAAGAGACCTTTACCTGAGCGGCAGATGAGCCCTCCTCAACACCAATCCCACGGTAGCAGTGCTGCAAATGCACAGCTTGTCTATGTTCGTAGAAAATCAGAAGCAGACGCAGTCAGAAATAACGCATGTGATAAAGCAACCATTAATGCCGAGTGTCAGGTGTCAAGGAAACTTAGTCACCACGACGCAAGCACCCGACCCATATCCCAAGCAAAGGAAACAAAAGTTTTTTGTGTACCGGCTTTTGCACCTTTTCCAGTGGCAGCTTCAACCATTCTGCCTGGGAAACCTTCAGTTCTGGTCCCGCTTTGTAAGTCTGGTACTGGACTACAACCAGCAGGAGCCAATTGCCATCCCCATACTTCTGCGACATTGCCAAAGGGTCTAAAAAATCTGCACTGGGAAGGGCGATTCCATCAATTGCAGTTGCTGTTGAGGAAATTGGACCAATCAGAGCATGAGGATTATATCCAGAGTACGCTCTTGAATTGAGAAAATCCACCTTAATATGTTTTGATTGAATTTCCTTAGATTGTAACTGTACTGACTTCCCCTTTGGATTTTGATTTTATGTTAGTGCTACGGTCGCTGTCCTCTGTTGAACTGAGCAGACTTGCAGTTGAGTTGGAAAAGAGATCAATTCAACTTTCACTGGAGGAAGGTAttatgattctttttttttttcagagatCTATTATAGTTAAAAATTTGCTAAGCAAATATCCCTTAATTGGAAATCATTAATGGAAATTCTTGTTTTATTGTCTTGTTACAAATATAATTATCTTGGTCTTTGTGTAACTCCGGAATGGGGAAGTTACCCAAAATATATGTCAAGAAATCTTGACCTTCTTCAATGTAAACATTGTCGTCCAAATACATGGCTTCTAtctttttcaaaatcattcatTACTTTCTCATTTAAaagagtgcatttttgctcaccaccctcAATGGTGGTAATGCTCACCACCCCTTATTACTATCGGATGAGTTTAAATCTTGAGATTTGTCTATCCACTACGCAGATAtcgaaatttaaacttatcCAACAGTGAGCATCACCATCACTTGAGGGTGTTGAGCAAAATTATTCCCCATTTAAAACTCTGTGATCCATTTGATGTTGGGTCAGAGTTGAAAGAGCCCAAGTTTTTTTAATCTTCTATAATTATCTGGTAATCATGCATTTTCTTGTTGCCATAACTGTTGTAGCCGGATGGTGGTTACATATAAACTTTTCAAGCATTCTGTTAATTGTTCCTATTATATTTCCACCGTCCATATCtggaaaaaatagaaaacatgtGCCTCTTACATTCCCTTTTGCATCTCCCATTATTGCAGCAAAAGAGTTGCAACGTGTTGGGTGTTTCAATGTTCTTGGGAAATCTGTGAAGCACTTTAATGTGCCCTCAACTCAGGAAGACCGATCCGAGAAGTGAAATGACACCAAGAAGTAGTAAATTGCAGCTGGATAAAAGTGTGCATACTAGTTTTTTTTCCACCGGTTCTTACCTTTTCTGCAGTTGGGTCTCCTGCTGGTATTCACTGCAAGTTGTCTGTAAAATTTGGGTTGCCATATCAATATGTGCAGTATTTTTGCATCAGCAGTAGCCAAAGCTGCTGAAAGTATTGAATTGAAactgttgaaaaataaaattaaaaggtAAATTTGTCAACTGCATTCCTGATGCTTTTTTTGTTCCTGCAGCTTCTAACTTTACACTTGCTTGTTTGTGTATTGGGCTCTGTCCTCTTGTGTTCATCAGGCTGAAAATGTGGTGGGTCACTTCGATCATAAGGATCAATTTCTAATCGCATAGCTTCATAATAATTATGTAAAGCTTCTGCATAATTTTCTTCGGATTGAGTTGACATTTGTTACGATCATCATTCGATTCAAAAAATCTCCGTTAAATCCAAGGTTTATGTGAACGTTTGGCCCAGTTGTATGATCTGCAACAAATTAATGTGGGAAAAGCATAGCGACTGGTTTTTAAGTAGAAAttgttaaaaataataataataataataataatcgaATTTGTGTTACAATGCATCCTTAGAAGTctcctttttatttaattaatttgaagtCCGCCTTTCTTGTAAAGAGAGTAAAAATTTGCGTAATGAAATCTTGGGTTAGGCGGCTTGAGATTCCGTCATGCCGTTCATATTATTGATACATGCTATATGGGACACTAATCATATTTGATGCCTTGATTCCAAAACTATAGGTATGTTTGTTAGCTAATGTCACTCTAGGCAGAATTCCCATTGTCGAAAGTACATGACGATTTGGCAACATCTGAGTTATCGAAGAGGATACATGATTAGGTAACCAACTCAAAATA carries:
- the LOC103445219 gene encoding uncharacterized protein: MGTTESESPIHDKQLPVPVKKTVLRDLQNVPKDIGRTSNVPRVSSTKRPLPERQMSPPQHQSHGSSAANAQLVYVRRKSEADAVRNNACDKATINAECQVSRKLSHHDASTRPISQAKETKVFCVPAFAPFPVAASTILPGKPSVLVPLCKSGTGLQPAGANCHPHTSATLPKGLKNLHWEGRFHQLQLLLRKLDQSEHEDYIQMLRSLSSVELSRLAVELEKRSIQLSLEEAKELQRVGCFNVLGKSVKHFNVPSTQEDRSEK